The region caaaatttaaaaaaaaatataaaaaatgaaatttaaagtatgttaaaatatttaattaatatataaaaaattatgatgaatatgtttttaaaataaaatattaaattaaaatcaaattcatgtatattatttgaataatttaatttcagtaTCCATAcattttcaaatatcaaaatctaaaataaaatttattcaattccAAGGCACATGAACAAGTATTGATGTAAACATATTAGAAAAAATAGCACAGATGGCATGAGATAATAGATGGCACACTGAACCACTATCATGCAACGTCCCACATGCAATTCAAACCCCATAACTGAATTTACTGAATTAAGGAAGTTCCACTTTTAGAGTCAGCGTTATTCTTGCTGGATAACCGAAAGTGACAGTGCTATCTACAGTGTTTTTGTTTGAAGGGTTATAATTgtcttattttaatataaaatcagCTTGTTTTGGGGTATAAGGGAATTGTGAAAACTTTTCTATTTAATTGGGAGATTTTTGTCAAAAAGAAAAAGCTGAGGTAAAAACATTAAAGATGAACacttttgagggatttgtgAAAATTACCCATTAATTTACAGCCCTACGCCTGATAATCCGTGTGTTTATACTTTTTACCAACTAAGATAgtgtcaaaaatataaaactacaTTTAAGATCAGGTGTTATGtatattgtaaaaaaatatacataataaatcatatattaaactttcattaattaaatatataatatataaactatCTGTCATCTATTATATTTGGGCTGAAGTGCAATTGATTATGGTATAACATGGGCCTTACTCTTGCCAATCTGGGCTGAAATGTAGCTCATGCCCAATTATAAAGCCCATTTCATTGCCTAACCTCAATAAGCCTTTTCCCCGCCATAAACTAAACAAGAACTCATTTTAAGACTACGAAATACGAAAAACTGCAATTCCTCCTAATAAtttcaaagaaaacaaaatttcttCAATTTCGAATCATCCGCTTTAAATTCCTTCTATTTCTATGGCCGCCAGTTCGAGCCGAGGCAGTTCCTTCTACGGTGGCGCCGCTCCTTATAGATCAAGGTAACAATTTCTAGGGTTTAGGATcaatgtgttttaattttatttttctttttacgTTTGTAATTGCAAAATTATTATCAAGATGTTCAAACGATATTTATTTTGCAGAGAAGGATTGAGCACGAGACCGGTAGCTAACTCCGATGAAATACAATTAAGGATTGATCCGATGCACGGCGATTTCGATGATGAGATCTCCGGTCTTCATAGCCAAGTTAAGCTGTTGAGAAATGTGAGTTTCTTTGGCTCTGTTTTTGCCTTCTCTGTAAATTATGTTATTTGTGCCTGTTTTAGGATTATATATCAATAAAATTGCTTCATATTTGGCGATTGACGAAAAACATATGTAATTTGATTGAAAATTAAGTCGTTGTTCAATTTGAATATTTTGTGGTCAGTTACTTTTAGGATGCGTTTATCTTGCAAGAAAAAGAAATGAGCAACACATTCTGGAATAAATAAAATCATGCCAAGATTTACGCAAGTTTGCACGATTTTTATCCCGGTGCATGATTTATAAGTCCCAAAAAATGTCCTGATGTGCCAGGTTCTCTTATTTGCGATTTATTATATTGTTTCTACAGATTTTACTCAGTTTTTCCTTGCTTTCATATTGAACTTAACATTGACTTGTCTAGTGATATTAATATGGCTGACCTGAAAAGTTTTAAGTTTATCTTTTTAAGTCTTGTATGTTTGGTTAGCTTTATGTATATGGGATTTGCAGGTGGCTGAAGAGATAGGTTCAGAAGCAAAGTTTCAGAAGGATTTCTTGGATCAACTggtatcatttttattttgacCATTGGTTTTTGCTAACTATGTGTTCTTTTGATTACActctagattttttttttgtggctggctcaattttttttactgctGAGTTGAAATTCAAACACTACTTAGCTAAAAATTTGTGTTGCAATTATTAAATAGTCAAGCATCATTAGAGAGGCTTCCAAGGGTTTTCAAGTATTAGCCTATAGAAAATTGGAATAGGAGTAGTTTCATCAATTTCTTTATTTGCAGTTATGCTTGGTACATTCTTTATAGTGTATTGTTAGtcatgaataatttttttatcgcgTGCTTAATAAATGAGTTTTTATGATTTGGAAAACAGATTGAGCAAAATAGAAGAGATCAAATTTACTTTTATATCAAAACTATATTTGGTGGATGTTTGAGATTATCAGACGGACGAAGAATAGTAATTTTATAGAGAAGAAAAATGTAGGATGATTATAAACATGCTAAGTCTGTTGAGAATATTATTAAACATAGATTTTTATTTGGAGAAAAAGAATTTTTACCTTACATATCAAAGGTTTAAATTAAAAGACTAAAGAAAATGAATTTCACAAGGAAATAACAATTACAATACCATTTTCATTTTTGTGTGTTAATTTACTGAAAGTGGGATTGTTTTTGTGTGAGTGATACATAATGGAATTACAAtaccattttcatttgtttttttttttttcaatctggTGATCTATGAGTTCAGTATCTTACTTTTGGATTGAACATGTTTACCATCAGTTAGCGGGACTTTGCTATACTTCACACTAATAAAAGCTTGATTTTTGGATTTACAGCAAATGACCGTGATCAAAGCTCAAGCTGGCGTGAAGAACAACATGAGGAAGTTGAATAGGAGTATCGTTAAGAATGGTGGAAATCATATTGTACATGTGGTTCTTTTTGCACTATTTTGCTTCTTCTTGGTCTACCTATGGTCCAAAGTTTCAAGAAGATGATCGGGTGGAAACTAAAATTTTCTTTTACCAAATTCAATGTCATGTATAGACTTGGGAGTTATCTAGTAGGATCAATGTGCTGTAGCTACATAAATCATGTATCAAGGAATTGCATTCATAGTGATCGATCTCGAGTTATTGATGTATAAACTAGGCAACTAATACAAATTGATTGTTCATACTGTACAGAACAAGGAGGCCTCCTTGGTTTATTGGGTCCCTGCAGGGAGTCAAATTTTTAGTCATGCAGCTGTTGTAGCTGCTGCTGAGCGCCATGAGAGCTCGTTTGGCAGGACGTTTCAAAAATATGATCTCACAGCTAATGAGCTTTTGTCATCTCAAAAGCAACATTAGTAGTTCTGGTTTTTCAATTAACCGTTTCCACTCGTTGCAAAATCTTGCAACTGTTGCCCCATCCAGAACTCTATGATCTGCACCAATATTTACCTGACATCCAAAAATATGATATCAGATTATTAAATCATCGACATGAATAAATTGTGAACGAAGGAGGGAAAGGAAAAAAATGTTACTCACAGTCATGATTGATGCAGGATACACATTTCCATCATCTGCAAACCGCGGAACCTTCTGAATTCGTCCAATTGCAATGATGGAAACTTCAGGCAAGTTTATGATAGGCGCGCCAAACTTCCCACCAATTGCACCAATATTGCTTAGTGTTATTGTTCCACCAGTTATATCCTCAGGATTAAGTTTATTCTCCAATGCCAATTGTTGTAGTCGCGCTAGTTCCTTCGTTATCTAATGTAATGTAAGGATACAAAAGAAT is a window of Mercurialis annua linkage group LG2, ddMerAnnu1.2, whole genome shotgun sequence DNA encoding:
- the LOC126670268 gene encoding bet1-like protein At4g14600, with amino-acid sequence MAASSSRGSSFYGGAAPYRSREGLSTRPVANSDEIQLRIDPMHGDFDDEISGLHSQVKLLRNVAEEIGSEAKFQKDFLDQLQMTVIKAQAGVKNNMRKLNRSIVKNGGNHIVHVVLFALFCFFLVYLWSKVSRR